In the genome of Catharus ustulatus isolate bCatUst1 chromosome 1, bCatUst1.pri.v2, whole genome shotgun sequence, the window ATTGTCTTAGACCTGGTTCACTCAGATCAACAACTGGCATGAGTTCACATGACCATCAAATAATACAGggagatgaaaggaaaatacaaagtgAAGTATGTGAGTTACTGTatctaaataattaataatgaaaCATACAGGCATTGGATCAGATAAATTAATTAGATTTATATAGTTTgaaagaaagtaatttattaGTGTGATAAATGTCCTTTCAGTGGTATTAGAGTTTTCACCTCTTCTGTCCAttcacttttcttctttaattctCTGTGGTATTTATTCTCTGTAGTGCAGTTTGGTAACTGTTTGCAATTTAAAGAACATTGAATACCTTTGCCAGTTTGTCCTCTACTGCCTAATTTCTCCAGCCATTGCCTTGCCTGTTCAGATTGCAGATTGTTGCAGGAAGGGGTGGTCATGCAGAAGTCTTGTTTGAGACTGCAGGCATTACCACTGCATTGGTAACTAATACCATTAGTAATATTGTGCTTTTGCTTAAATGCAGGAGGAAAGCTTCCAAGCAGACTTTTGTGATTTGGGTTTTCAACTATTGAATCTTTAAGTGTAAAtcagcttttttgtttgttattcaTTCATAATAAGCACATATTACGGTTAaaaccttctctttttcagaataaatttctACTTTGCACTGAGACATCCAAATTATTAATAGTATAATTATatagtttttcttctgtatgtGTTGTAAACATTTCTGCCCTtcttatttttcacttctttttctttggtaTCCAGGGACAATCAGACTAGACAAATGCAAGATGCTGTTTCAAATGTGGAAAAACATTTTGGTGAATTGTGCCAAATATTTGCTGGATATGTACGTAAAACTGCCAGACTACGAGACAAAGCAGATCTTCTAGTAAATGAAATATATGCATATGCAGCTACAGAGACACCAAACTTAAAAGTTGGACTGAAAAACTTTGCAGATGAATTTTCCAGACTTCAGGATTATCGCCAGGCAGAGGTACAAAATTAAAGCTGCACATGTTGTGTTTGCCATCTGAACTTTTCAGTTACTTATCTGTGATTAAAAGGGAAATCGTATTCTGCAATCAGaagagaaacaggagaaaacacATCTAAATACATTAATGTCTGAGCAGGATAGGCTGCCAAAGCATTCATCATTTACCTTCCTAATCACTTCAGGGAAAACTGTCTAAAATTAGTCCTGTTGAAGTTAGCAAAATTATACCTATGAACACTTAAAGTATTTGAGAAAGAgcaagggtttttttattagtCTTAGACTTTAGATTATGATTTATGGTTAATAAAGTGTTCTTTTTCAGTTGTGTGACGAGTTGTCTAGCAGCAACTGACATAAAATCAGTCATTTTCCTTTTGGTGAGCATTATCAGAAATAGCATTGAAGAGGTACCATCAGGGACCACTGTAGGTTTCATAAGTTTGTAGTTCAACATTAGTACAAACTTGATTTGGATCATATATGACTATATAGTGACATTTCTGCTAGATGAGTGAGAGTGTAAAGGAAGGTGTTTATGCCAATTACACATTGATGTGTGGTGCCAGTCAAACTGGAACTTATGATGCAGATTTCAAAATACtgagataaagaaaaatttattcacATATACTAGTTTTTGGAGTATGTATCTATTCTTTTAGTAGAACATTCCCATTAGTagaaaattcccatttataTTTTGAACAGCTAAGACCCACTATAGTTCAAAAAAGAGACTGAAGTAGTTGGCATTGTTTATGTCTTCAGATAggacttttttattttggagagCATTGCAAGTTCATAATAacaaagtggaaaaagaaaaccttttagAAGTAGTTAATATGGGAAGCAGAGAGTCAGAGAGTTTGAAATGCAAGAAAGATGTGTGGATCTTTAATAATCTGCTTAGGGAGGGATTTTTAAGAAGTAATAGGAAACCTTAGGGTGtgtgcaatttttatttttccataagcTCTTATACAGCTgactccagctgagccacatgTAGGTCCTTATGCTTCAACTGATGTAATAGCAAATTATCCTCTCCTGTTAAATTTATATTGTGGCCAAAGGTGAATGTGAACTCAAACTGCACGATCTCTCTGTTTTCATCATTAAACTATGAACCTGTAATTTTGAGGTACATATGTAACAGCttgagttttgcttttgttgatTTAAATCTGTGGTTTTTTAACTGACATTTGGCCTGCATCCTCCTACCATGCTTGTGTGTAAACCAACACTGccctctgaaagaaaaaaggcagaagcagcaaaggaaaagagaagctttTAGTCTTTAAATCAAGATTTCCTTTGCTCCTGCAAACAAAATATATGATCTCAGCTTTGTTTCTTCTGGGCATCAAGTCATGTAACAGTTTTCCTGTATGCTGACAAAGAGGGCAAGAGAAAATAAGCTTATAAGAATTACCAATTTCTGGTCTGTGGCTGCAGTGCTAGATATATAAATACTGAGGTATGAGGTATCACATGGGCAGGTGATTTGGTACATCTGTAACATGTGTTGTTTAGAGCCTTACTGCCCTATTCCTTTATTCCATTGGCAGTTCAAGTGAAATTGTTTGGCAATGCACTGGTAGATGGTATCAAGGAGAAACGTTTGCTCACCTGGCATAGATTCTGGCTGACTGGTGACTACCTACCAGTATAGAGGGAACCATCCCTTCCCAGTAGAGTGTGCACCTTGTTCTAATCTGGATGTAACAGCCATGGGCCACAGGACTCACTCATGGTCCAAAACTCATTGGCAGATTACTCTGGGGCCACTCAGACAGTTTTGTCAGATTTGACAAGCAGGTCTTATCCTATTGCCTGTCTGACTATATGTAGCTGTTTTTCTGACTAGgagaactgaaacaaaaattcagaaCCACTCATCTGTGAGAGCATTTATGCATTTTACATACCCTGTATGGTATTTTTAGTGCACTCAGTACCAGTGATGCTGTTGCcattatttttaagaagtgtTCCATTTTGTACAGTATATTTAATAGCAAAGATAGCTTAGTCCATAATGTATCAGTACATGTAGAGCAAATACACTGATCTTTAGATAGAAAACTACAGATGCAATGTTGGATGTATTTATTACTCAGTTTGATATATTCATCATTTTCCATGTTTCATTTATCCttatctaattttaaaaataggaattcCACTAGAAATCAGCTTGAgctcttcagaaaacaaattccTTCTTGGTTAATCTACTTGACTGTagtttttacaaaatttttgaaaactcttatcctaatattttttcagtgtacATTGATTTAATTCGTAGTAAGAGGAGTCGCTGTTAAATTAATCGATTTCCCCTTTCCTCACACTGTGGATATGGATGATTTTAGCAAccttgtgatttcttttttaggTTGACAGGCTGGAAGCCAAAGTTGTGGAACCTCTGAAATGTTACGGGACCATAGTGAAACTTAAAAGGGTAGGTTAAACATGTGTTTACTCACAAGGTACATTTCACTGTCCTGGCCACTCAGTTGAAAACTTTTTGTTTATGGGGAAAAGGGTTctgatttttcatatttcagttaTCAGTTTAACTTAATTATGCAGTTAGACATCTGAACTGaagctatatatatatattggaGGAAAGAGCTTTTATGTGAAGATAAGAATATTCAGTCTGTTTGAGCACAAGCAAATGCTCCGAAGAGGCATTAGTATGAAACTTCCTGGATAGTGTAAATTCAGGACtttttgtttataaataatgtaatttattattgtttcattttgatAATGATGGTGATAATATTGTtactgctactactactactttGGTTCTTAGTCATCAATATGCTGCCTTTAACAGCTTTTCTAACTCAGAACTATGTTCTAAATTGAAGTTCATAACttagaaaacacatttgaaCCTGGTAAGTAGTTACTGGCCTAAATCCCTCTCTGTTAAGTCATCATGATGACCTGAAGATACACAAAAATCTGAGCTCTCTTCATTCActtatattttcaaaacaggGGTTTGAGATAGTCCCTTAAAATATCTATGagtttcttttctccaggaaagATAAGCTTGAGCTAGAAATTTTTAATAAGCAGATTCTAAAATTAGATTTTCATCATACTTGTATCTTATACATAGATTACCTTAATCCTGCAAACTCAAATCTATAATTGATGTGTGTGTCTGTACCATAATCTATATAAATCAAAAGcttaaattattattatcagatggtattttacaaaaataccaaaacaaaaatcttgcGGTGTGTTCATCATGATTAATTTGAGTGGACCTTTGgtagtggtttttttcccatatgGTGAAGAACCAAGTATTGTTTGGAACTTACTGCACAGTTACCTCACTTGGTGGTTAGAGAAATGATAGTGAAGGAAATGCCTTCTGCACTTGAGTAGGACTACCCATGGTAGTCCTTAGCAGAGCTGTAGACTATAGAGTTTAAAACCCGGTATCTTAATGGTCACTCTGAAACTCAGTTTGTGAGATCTAGAACCGGGTACTTTGTGGGGTATGAATGTTGAGGGTGGAACACAAATTTCCTGTGTTTGTGGCTGTAGGGATGCTGAGGACACACAAAACATGACAGCAGCGTGTGGGCCTTCCAAAGCATTGAAGAGTCTGCCTTGAGTTGCACTGCCACTGATAGCCAGTAATGCTGAGGACAGAAGCAACTGAAACCAAGTCACTGCTTGCAACAGTGAATTGAATTTCCTGTGGTCTTTGTCTTGCAGAATGTCAGAAAGCGTTGCGTAACGTTTATTTTAGCTACACTGAGGAGCgcaagaacatttttaaactgtAGATGGGATCAACTATTTTACAAGTTTACCTTTCAACTAAGATAGAGTTCACTAAAGATGTAGGCCAttaagtggggttttttttcccatggcaCATTGCCCATAAACCTTGGTTAAAACTTCAACTACCTGTTCTTCAGTTATTATCTATAATCACTGGGACATATTTAGTGACAAAGGAAATTTTGTCACTCATGTAAATCTAGCACAAGCTGCTAGTTCTAGGACTGCTTTAGCTGACTAGGTAAAATCAGGCAGAGTATGTCATTATAGCTACTCTCTATAAAGGGGATGTTCTCACTGCTACTTACTTACTGGATCTGTTCCAGGAAGTACACAGCAGTGTTTCTGGGCTTTATCTAAAAACAACTGTTGCTTTTTCTGTGGTGTAAGTCATCAATGTCCTGTGCTGTTAAATGCTTTATAGAGGCCCAGGTCAGTCAGAGCAGTGTTGTCCTTTATCTGCTAATGCAGTAAAGTTGTTTCATTCATTGTTCTGGTTTGTGATGCTGAATAGCTTCAGTGGAAGCAAAAACAATATTCTTGTCCTGTAACATGGTTTAAATGTAGGATATGaggatttatttctgtttcattattCTATATATCttcacttttctgctttttggcaACTCTGTTCCTGGTTGCATCCTCAAGTACACTTTGAATGAAAGTCAGAACCCTTTCAAGCCACAGTGGTAAATCTGATTGACTGTTTAAGTGGGCCTAGAAAGTCAGTGCTGTTAACAGGGCTCAGTCATTAAATAGCACTAAACATGCAGCTGTGACCATTAGATAGAAAACTTTgttgtttcaaaaataaatacGTTCTATTCTCTTCCTCCacctttaaaatttaaagctggaaaaaaacaattttgaaaatttctattctttcttttcttgtagCCACATGGTTTTCATAAAAGCAGAAGGCCTTTTCAGTAGTCTTTGACCTTAGAGGTGGTGTAAATTCCCTTCTGGAAGAAGAGCAGTGAAGTCAGTTTTGATGGGCTGAAGATGAAGCAGTTTTTATTATCCGAAGCGACTCTTTTTCCCTAGAGATGAAGCAAAATGACAGTTATATACAAGGACACACAGAAAGCAAGGATAGAGATAGAAGAAGCTGCATGTTTTGACCCTGACCTCATGTGCAGGCTCGTTATTAAAGGAACACAGCATTGTGAAACTTGGCAATCTTCTGCTTGTCACTGAGTAGTAATCTGGTCACAGGAACACAAAACTTCCTGAAAGACACATTCTTAGTTGCGTATCCTTTTGAGTGATGGAGACATACAAGCATTAAAATTGTGAAATCCAAGGAAGGAGCCTAGACGACTTCCCAATGTGATAGTTTCTAATAGATCTAACTCCAATTTGGACTTGTAAATAAATGGGAAGTGGTATTTTTAGAGTAAAATGTGATTTGAAATGCATGCCAAATCCTGCTTCAGATTTTGTTAGACTTTAGACTGTATTTCTGCTTATTCTGAACTACTgctccttttaaaattaatgaccCTTTTCATACCAGCAGCAGTGGAGTGACAAATACTTGACTGTTAATCTTACAGTCCATTATATAAAGTTTGCAATACACAGTTTTATAGCATGAACAAAAATTTGAGAAAACTGGTAGATGAATATTCTTAAATTGTCACAGGTCTTCCTAGAAATACATACTTTGGAAATGTACTTCCTAGAAGTATATATACATCTCCTTTGAAATGAGCAAAAACAGTTATCAACAGTTTCTGCCTTTCCTAGATCAGTTGTTTTATCTTCTCCAGCTACATCATTATTTGGAtgtattttgtttcaaatggttttaaaagctttaactggatgcatatatataaatatgcagTTTAACCTTTTCAGCCATGGAATTCCTATGGTACCTTGTAgcacagaattgtttaggttaaaaattacttctgtgatcattgagtccaaccattagcccagcaccaccatgtTCACCAGTGAACtatgtccccaggtgccataTTGATACCttttctgaacacttccagaatGGTGATTCCATCAGTTCCCTGGGAAGCCTATTCCAATGCCTAACCACCCCtccaatggaaaaaaagatcCTAATATTtcatctaaacctcccctgcagcagcttaTATGTCCTCATCCTGTCagtggttgcctgggagaagaggctgacccccacctggctacagcctcctttcagggagttgtagagagtgataaggttccccctgagcctcctccaggctaaacactcccatctccctcagctcctcatcagactcctgctccagccccctcagcagctccactgccagcagtgacagcagttgGCAGTGGACTGGTGACAGCAGTTACATTTTGTTCATGATTTCTCCTTGGTACTGACTGCTgcctgtttttttggtttttttatgatGCCACTATTTGGCgctgcttttatttctaagTACATTTATTCTATTGCTAAGTCAGAAATTAGTCTGCCTTCTTAATGCTTTTGACCATCTGCTACACTTTTCATGTAAAGCTGTGAATAGcttctttccttccccacaTTTTCAATTACAGCATGTGCTATAGGGAGTTGCACAAGGTGCTAAACTCTCTCAGTCTCCACTGAGTTCTCTTTCGTAGGACCAATTAACAGATCACTAAAATCTGTTTCTATTCAAAGCAGAAGTTTTGTCTGTGTATTCTAGACAATGCATGTATGAAGGAGAGCATATTTTGCATTATCCCAGATGTATTTCAAACATGtctaaaacattttatttccaggaTGATCTTAAAGCAACTTTAACAGCAAAGAACCGAGAAGCCAAGCAATTATCTCAACTGGAAAAGACACGCCAGCGGAATCCATCAGATCTACACATTATTGTATCCTGCATTTCTAGTCActatgagaaatatttttaaaatttcctgggAACTAAACTGTTATGCTTAGGAAGTAGTAGAAACAATAATGCTCCTTAGAGGGACTGTTTCCAATGCTGAATCTTTTCTTAAACTTCATGAAGAGTTACAGTTGCTACAGAACAGTAGTTACTAACTTTTGAATTGAAAAGAAACTAGAAATTATTTGATATGTTTATGCAAGAGAGGTAGGCATAGATTACATCTAGGAATTTGGAAGTTTTTGAAAGTAAGTGTAATCAGacaattccttttttatttctgtgaatttattgttttattatttttctccctgccATTTTGGTAATTGTGTTTCCTGGTACCTAGACAGGATATGAGTTTTCTCCATTGCATGAAAGGATAAGTTAGTAGAATACAGAATTCTGTTAGTAGAATACTCAGACTACTCTTCCTTTCCAAAGACCCACCCCAGTATACTATTCTGtatcacagcaggaaaaattaaGCTTTCATCAAACTGAATTagaatttcattaaaatctcaTCAAAGTTTCAAATTTTGAAGCAATCAGAATCTAGAGAATGCCAAATTAAATGGCATAGAGGCAATCCTACTTCAGTTCCTTTATGCTTATGTATTATGATTCAGGATCTAGGTTCATGATGTGCTGTTTACTGTTTTTTTACATTGTTGTGGTGGACTTGGGAGTTAAGCAGTCCTGATCATTGTTGGGTTTTAACAACTCTATTTCAGAATCTTCAGGATCTTTCTAGTGACTGGGGCATGAGACTGTAGGAAGAGTGAAAATTACTCTGTTGGTCAAACGCAACACAggagaaatacattttatttttgtctctgccAGAGAATTTCCATTTAATACTAATCAAATCAGTTAAAACAAGTCATGGCTAATTAGAATTCGTCATGTAATCAAGACAGATATGTGTCAGCCACAGGGTTAGAACTTGAGTTGCAAAGCTCTCTTTTCTTGAAATTAAGAGAGTAAATTATAACAATAAGCTGTTTTCCCCAAAGGGAAACTGGTCCCATTTGTCTCCCTCAAGCTAATTcccatttcatttcatttcatggGTATGTCACTGGCACCtagttaatttcttctttttcttttctaagctTCTCCCAAATACTCCCAAATACTCTTCTGTGACTTAGCTTCTTGTAACACCTGTTTTCTCTACTGAAGGCTTTGgctgaaaaattataaaatctcAGTACAGTCTGATTCTGCACATGGCAAAGGCACCAAATGCCGcctatttgcattttaaagtgaTTGACACAAAATGCATAGAAAGGTATTAGGAGTAGGAATGTGTTCATTTGCTTTTGAGGGTGTGTGCAGGTCAGCTTTCAGGTCTGAGAAGTTTTCCCACATTAGAGCACAGTagctgggctcctgcagggGTTCTCTTATTCTTGAGCCACTGCGATATTGCAGCAGTGAACAACTTCAGCCACAGACAGCAAAGGATCTGTACTCACTCCCATCTTACAATTAGCAcaactttgaaaagaaaacattaccagatttttaaaaatacaaaaatacacttCTGTAGatcaaaatagatttttttcactgaagaagTCTGCAAAATTGTAGGTTGCCTGCTTTTTAtgttattcttttaaaaataaataaccaaaCCCTCAAAAGTTCAAAACAAACAGCTGTCCTGAAATGTTTTGCCCTAGATTCTTGAATTCTAGCAAAGCTCTAAAAAATGGTACATCTTACAGCCAGAAGCTTTAGACAACATAATAATAGCactaaatattttgaaacaaataagGTGAATATTTCACGGTATATTAAAAGTGGAAGTGAACATTAACATGTCCGTGAATATTGGTTGTTACAttgccattttttcctttactaaTATTTCCAGTCACAGGTGAGtgttcagaagagaaaataccAAACTGCTGTTGTCCAAATTATGCAGGCTCTGCAACTTTAGACACTTCACCCTAAAACAACCAGAATTCCTCTCCCAAAGCATATCTGCACAAATTATGTCCAATCTAAGATGTACTGAGGAGATGTATTTGATTATCATAGAAATAACATACTGTATTTGTATGTCTAAGGGCTGTATATGCATAATAGTTGCCATCACTTACAGAGTGACTGATTGAAGAAGttgaaaatacacaaaatctcttttcttccctcctgtgGTTTGGGCAAAATCAAGAGAGATGAACATGTGACCTTACGTACTACTATTATCAATTTTGTTTGCCCTGTAATGGCAGAATTGGGTCTTATGATTTTAGGCTATTTTTGAAAGGAGATTGTTTCAAACTGATAACCCTGTAAAATGAGATTAGCAGATTACAGTCAAAGAATTGAATAGGGCATGCCTTTTGCCTTAGGTttctttataaaagaaaaaaaaaaaagctagatCACAGGAACTGAACCTGTGGtgtctttttccattaaaaaaaattctatcttAAGTTGTGGTTTTGTAAAAATGGGAAGAACCCTTCAAATTGACCATAGGATACAGTCTTTAATCCATATACTACTTTGAAATCTCATGACAGTATAGATTTGTGATAATACTTACTGACTGAGCCTGAAAGTATCACTAGTGTATGATGTTTGACCAATAATGTATGGAAAATAACAGAAGTTTAGACCCAAATCTTGTTGATTTCAAGTGCAAGCTCTTCTAACTGTACATTGTTAATTTGTAATATACACAGTTCTCAGACTTCACTTAATCAGAATAGTTTCAATCTCTTTCATTAAATGGTAGTGAACTTTCTATTAAGTTCATAATTATATctaattaaaatgctttttgtagaaacaaaataagaaacacTGTGTATTTATGGGTTAGGAATTGGTTGATGTGTTCCCTTAACAGTGCCCTATTGAAGATGTTTTTTAtaagatattttaataataaaaatatttttaaataataaaaatactaaaaacatACAATACCTAAAATGCATTTGAATCTAAAAATTACAATAACTCTAGCCTGCAAGATTGAGATATTTACAGGATAAGTACATTAGTTCCAGCTTCTGCTATAGCTGtctatttaaataatttataaaatcttAGTAAGGTGAGGTTCATGACACTATATTGAGAAAGTCTCTTTCTGGACCCAGCAGGTTGATGTCCAGTATAAAACAAGGAGTGATCCTTCCTGCTCATCCACCACTCTGGCCTGTGCTGGGTTAAATACCTAAACCCAGTCACTGTGTTGTCAATGAGGTGTCAGGGCTGGCTCAGAAAACTATCACGAGattattacagaaaatgaaTCAGGGCAGAGGGACTTTCCTGACTGGCTGCAGCTCatcatttttcatgtttcacaTCAAAGTCACAACACTGTAGAAGTCATCTTTATATGTTCACTAAGCTACAGATTTCAAATACTGTAACACAGATATGTATTGTTTTGGAAACTCAAGACTTAAATGTTCTCATGGCAATTACAGCAAATAGCTTTGTATCAAATGCAAGACTAATTTCACCTTTGTATTACTTTACCAGGCTGAGAATGAACTGCAGAGAGCAACACTGGATGCTACTCGAACAACTCGGCATTTAGAGGAAACCATTGATAATTTTGAGAAACAGAAGATAAGGGACATAAAAGTATGTGTGCTCACATTTCATCTTGCATGATAAGATTACTATAGTTATAGGGGCAAGATTAGCAACATTGTGTATTCAGTGAAATGCAAATGTCATGgtatttctgaatatttcacagaattgtAAATTACAGATCTGTGTAGAATCTACAGATAATTTATCCTCAACCTGTTATAAAAGTCTGCCTCCAAAATAGCAAAACTTCTGAATGACTGCATCTTGTGAATACTTACTGGATATTATCAAGTGACTTTTCAGTAAGACATGTTATTCCTAATGTTTCCTCTTTACTTTTGAAgtatttatttagaatttattattaaaataataattatatattattattatcaggcatattatattattaattatCATGCATAAGTGATAGCCCAGCCAACATTTATGTTTAATTCCTAAAATTCAGTCTTACTACATAAAATACTAAGTagcatgtatttatttctatcATATAAATACCAAACATAGAATAGAGTAATTTTTGAAGTGCAAATGTATTTTACTGCATTAAGAcaatctttcttttcatttgctttcagaacatattttctgaatttataaCTATTGAAATGTTGTTCCATGGGAAAGCTTTAGAGATATATACTGCTGCCtaccaaaatatccaaaatattgatgaaaatgaagatttgGAGGTAAGAGTGATTgagatttgcttttctgtttacTTCCTACATAAAAACAGTTTTCACAGTTGGGCTACAAGTcccacacagaaaaatgcaacaaGTATTTCAGG includes:
- the CIBAR1 gene encoding protein FAM92A isoform X1, with product MMLLGRGLDARDNQTRQMQDAVSNVEKHFGELCQIFAGYVRKTARLRDKADLLVNEIYAYAATETPNLKVGLKNFADEFSRLQDYRQAEVDRLEAKVVEPLKCYGTIVKLKRDDLKATLTAKNREAKQLSQLEKTRQRNPSDLHIIAENELQRATLDATRTTRHLEETIDNFEKQKIRDIKNIFSEFITIEMLFHGKALEIYTAAYQNIQNIDENEDLEVFRSSLYPPDYQSRLDIVRANSKSPLQRTGSSKSSLRTAQQISRRMLRRDEEEDEEEDDDDEEEDEEDEFDATKEVR
- the CIBAR1 gene encoding protein FAM92A isoform X2 — encoded protein: MMLLGRGLDARDNQTRQMQDAVSNVEKHFGELCQIFAGYVRKTARLRDKADLLVNEIYAYAATETPNLKVGLKNFADEFSRLQDYRQAEVDRLEAKVVEPLKCYGTIVKLKRAENELQRATLDATRTTRHLEETIDNFEKQKIRDIKNIFSEFITIEMLFHGKALEIYTAAYQNIQNIDENEDLEVFRSSLYPPDYQSRLDIVRANSKSPLQRTGSSKSSLRTAQQISRRMLRRDEEEDEEEDDDDEEEDEEDEFDATKEVR
- the CIBAR1 gene encoding protein FAM92A isoform X5 is translated as MMLLGRGLDARDNQTRQMQDAVSNVEKHFGELCQIFAGYVRKTARLRDKADLLVNEIYAYAATETPNLKVGLKNFADEFSRLQDYRQAEVDRLEAKVVEPLKCYGTIVKLKRDDLKATLTAKNREAKQLSQLEKTRQRNPSDLHIISQAENELQRATLDATRTTRHLEETIDNFEKQKIRDIKNIFSEFITIEMLFHGKALEIYTAAYQNIQNIDENEDLEVFRSSLYPPDYQSRLDIVRANSKSPLQRTGSSKSSLRTAQQISRRMLRRDEEEDEEEDDDDEEEDEEDEFDATKEVR
- the CIBAR1 gene encoding protein FAM92A isoform X3, giving the protein MMLLGRGLDARDNQTRQMQDAVSNVEKHFGELCQIFAGYVRKTARLRDKADLLVNEIYAYAATETPNLKVGLKNFADEFSRLQDYRQAEVDRLEAKVVEPLKCYGTIVKLKRDDLKATLTAKNREAKQLSQLEKTRQRNPSDLHIISQAENELQRATLDATRTTRHLEETIDNFEKQKIRDIKNIFSEFITIEMLFHGKALEIYTAAYQNIQNIDENEDLEQISRRMLRRDEEEDEEEDDDDEEEDEEDEFDATKEVR
- the CIBAR1 gene encoding protein FAM92A isoform X4; this encodes MMLLGRGLDARDNQTRQMQDAVSNVEKHFGELCQIFAGYVRKTARLRDKADLLVNEIYAYAATETPNLKVGLKNFADEFSRLQDYRQAEVDRLEAKVVEPLKCYGTIVKLKRDDLKATLTAKNREAKQLSQLEKTRQRNPSDLHIISQAENELQRATLDATRTTRHLEETIDNFEKQKIRDIKNIFSEFITIEMLFHGKALEIYTAAYQNIQNIDENEDLEISRRMLRRDEEEDEEEDDDDEEEDEEDEFDATKEVR